AGGACCAGGCTGCAGTTGATGCCCATATGCAATCCGCCCATTATCAGGCTTACCGCGAGGCAATCGCTGATCTCATTGAAACGAGAGACGTGCATTTTTTGGAAAAAGTATAATGGTATTCCGCACACCGTTTTCAAACGGTGTGCTTTTTTATGGAAATTCAGCTTTTAGTATTGAAAATCAGAGCGGCCGTATTATAATTGAAAATGCTTAAAGTAAACTTTTAGTAATGTAAAACAAAACTTCTTCGCATGAAAGTTTACCTATTATAAACAGGAATGAAGGGTATTGTATGCAAATAGGAAAAAAAATAAAAAATCTGCGTCTGAAAAGCGGTCTGACTCAGGAAGAACTTGGTGAACGCACAGATTTAAGCAAAGGCTACATATCTCAGCTTGAACGGGATTTAAGCTCTCCGTCTATGGAAACCTTTTTCAGCATTCTGGAAGTGCTGGGATGCACCCCGGAAAAGTTTTTTGAATCTGGAGATTCTATTCAGAAGGTTGTGTATTCAGAAGAAGATCAAACAGGGTATAAAGATGAAGAGAAGGGCTACGAAATTCACTGGCTCGTTCCTGAATCCAATGAGAAGGAAATGGAACCGATCCGTCTTCTTTTTAAGGAAAATGGGGAATTTAAAGAATTTGAACCCTCCTCATCCGAAACATACGGGTATTGTTTGAGCGGAAGAGTGGCTATTCGCATCGGCACCAGATATTACAGTGCGAGTGCAGGGGAATCAATTTATTTTTCTGCTGCAGATACTCACCAGATTACAAATGACTTCAACGGACCATCAGAGATTATCCTCGTCGCTACCAATTCCTACTTATAATCAAACGTTTGTTTAAATCATCATTCAGGAGGCTGTTATGAAAAACGAAACCATTATCCGCTTTGAAGGGGTATCCAAGCAATATGACGAAGCCGCACCAGTCCTGGACAGTGTCAGCTTTGAAATCGAGCGGGGAAAATTCTACACGCTGCTTGGACCATCCGGATGCGGAAAAACGACGATTCTCCGTCTTATTGCCGGGTTTACGGAGCCGTCAAACGGAAGCATTTATTTCAACGGAAAAGTAATCAATGATGTACCGGCCAACAAGCGCCAGGTGAACACGGTGTTCCAGGATTATGCACTGTTTCCCCATTTAAACGTCTTTGAAAACGTTGCGTTTGGCCTGCGCATTAAGAAAATGAAAAAAGGTCAGATTGAGGAGAAAGTAAAAGAAGCACTCCGTTTTGTCAATCTTGAAGGATACGAAACACGTGAAATCACGGAAATGTCCGGCGGGCAGAAGCAGCGTGTGGCGATTGCGCGTGCGATCGTCAATGAGCCTGAGGTAATTTTACTGGATGAGCCTCTTTCTGCACTGGACTTAAAGCTTCGCACGGAAATGCAGTATGAGCTGAGAGAGCTGCAGCGCAGACTCGGTATAACGTTTATCTTTGTTACTCATGACCAGGAAGAAGCACTTGCTATGTCTGATGAAATTTTCGTATTGAATAAAGGGCAAATCCAGCAAAGCGGAACCCCTACAGACATTTACGATGAACCGATCAACCGGTTTGTTGCCGACTTTATCGGCGAGTCAAACATTGTTCCCGGAACGATGGTTAAAGACTATTTAGTGGAGTTTGCCGGACAGCAATTTGAGTGCGTGGATAAAGGGTTTCTTCCAAGCGAGTCTGTTGAAATTATCGTAAGGCCGGAAGATTTGGTTATTGCAAAAAGGGAAAATGGAAAGCTTCAGGTGAAGGTAGACTCCCAGCTTTTCAGAGGCGTGCATTATGAAATCTGCTGCTATGATGAGGCAGGGAATGAGTGGCTCGTCCATTCTACGAAAAAAGCAACGGTCGGAGATGAAATCGGGCTCGATTTTGAACCGGAGGCGATCCACGTCATGAGATTTAACGAAACGGAAGAGGAATTCGATAAACGTCTGGAATCCTATGCTGGGGAAAGCCATGCAAACTAATTCGCGCAATCTGTATCTGATCCCGTACGTACTCTGGATGGTGCTCTTCGTAGCCGCTCCAATCGTTCTCATATTTTACTATTCTTTATTTGATATCGAAGGAAATCTGACGCTCGCCAACTATGCCAAGTTCTTTACGCCGGTGTACATGCAGATGACCCTGAGCTCCTTCTGGTATGCATTCCTTATTACGGCATTTTCCTTGCTGATTGCCTATCCGACCGCTTATTTGCTGACGAAAACGAAGCATAAACAGCTCTGGCTGCTGCTGATCATCCTGCCGACCTGGATTAATCTTTTACTAAAAGCTTACGCGTTTCTTGGAATCTTCGGCACATACGGTACGGCGAATAATCTGCTGGCATGGCTTGGAGCGGGAAGACAGCAAATTCTATTCACAGACTTCAGTTTTGTCTTTGTGTCTGTCTATATTTTCATACCATTTATGATCTTGCCGATTTATAACTCCCTTGAGGAAATGAATCCTTCTTTAATCGATGCAGCGAGAGACCTTGGATCCTCTCAATGGGAGACATTCAAAAAGGTAATCTTTCCGCTTACGGTTTCTGGTGTGAAATCAGGCTGTCAGGCCGTTTTCATTCCGGCGCTCTCCCTGTTTATGATCACACGTTTGATTGCCGGAAACCGGGTCATTACACTTGGGACTGCCATTGAGCAGCATTTCCTCGTCACACAGGACTGGGGAATGGGTGCAACGATTGCGGTCTTCCTGATCATCGCTATGGCGATCATTATCCTGCTAACCAATAACCAGAGGAGGAGCGCAAGATGAGAAAAAACAGCAAGCTTTCCAATCTTTATCTAGTTCTCGTCTTCGCCATCCTTTATGCACCAATCTTTTATCTAATGTATTATTCCTTCAACAGCGGGGGAACCATGAGGGAATTTGAAGGATTCACGCTGGACTGGTATAAGGAAGTTTTTCAGGATACAAGACTGCTCATTATCGTCCTTAATACCTTAATCATTGCGCTGCTTTCATCAGCCATTTCTACAATTCTAGGAGTTTTTGGTGCATTAGCGATTACGTATGTGAAAAAGAGACGCACGAAAAATACGTTGCTTACAATGAACAACGTACTGATCGTCAGTCCCGATGTCATTATCGGTGCATCCTTCCTGATTCTTTTTACGATGATTGGAATTAAGCTCGGTTTCACCTCGGTGCTGCTTTCGCACATCGCGTTCAGCGTACCAATCGTTGTCATTATGGTCCTGCCTAAGCTTGAGGAAATGAGCTCGTCTCTTGTGGACGCAGCAAGAGACCTGGGAGCAAGCAAATGGGAAGTTCTCACGAAAGTAATCCTCCCATACATCACACCGGGAATCTTTGCCGGCTTCTTTATGGCTCTGACTTACTCGCTTGATGACTTTGCCGTTACGTTCTTTGTAACGGGGAATGGGTTCTCTACTTTATCAGTTGAAATTTACTCGCTGGCGCGCCAAGGAATTTCCCTGACGATTAATGCACTGTCCACACTGATTTTCCTTGTGACCATTCTGCTTGTCGTGGGCTATTACTTTATTACCCAGCGAAATAACCGCGTGAAAGGGGTGGCAATCCGAAAATGAAACAGCTGTTCAACGCCTTTATCGCGATTGCTGTCATTTCCGTTATTTTATATGTATCCATTAATCAGCTGAACAGCTCCCAAGGCTATTCAGGCGGGAATACACTCACCATCTACAATTGGGGAGATTACGTAGATCCTGAGCTGATTGCTCGTTTTGAAAAAGAAACAGGCATCAAAGTCATTTACCAAACCTTCGATTCAAATGAAGCGATGATGACGAAAATCTCACAAGGGGGAACTACATTTGATGTAGCAATGCCCTCTGAGTATGCCATCAGCAAGATGAAAGAAGACGGCCTGCTGATTCCGCTTGACCATTCCAAGCTTCCCAATCTGAAGAATATTGATACAAGATTCATGGATTTGTCCTTTGACCCGGGCAATCAATATTCCATCCCTTACTTTTGGGGAACGGTTGGAATTGTATACAATCCTGCCATGCTGAATGGGAAGAAAATTACGAGCTGGAATGATTTATGGGACCCGGAAATGAAAAATAAAATTCTTCTTGCAGATGGAGCGAGGGAAGTGATGGGGATGGGGCTGAACAGCCTCGGCTACTCTCTAAATGATACGAATGAAGCACATCTGCAGGAGGCAAAAGCGAAGCTGAATACCATCACTCCAAACGTCAAAGCGATCGTAGGAGATGAAATCAAAATGCTTCTCGCCAACGAAGAAGCCGCCGCCGGAGTGGTATGGTCAGGAGACGCCTCCGAAATCATGGGCGAAAATGAAAAGCTTGATTACGTTGTGCCTGAGGAAGGCTCCAACCTGTGGTTTGATAACATGGTCATTCCAAAAACGGCAGCCAACCGGGAAGCAGCCCATCAATTCATCAACTTTATGCTTGAACCGGACGTAGCCGCTCAAAACGCCGAATATGTAGGCTACTCCACTCCGAATAAAGAAGGACTCGCTATTTTGCCGGAAGAAATCTCCGGTGATGAGCGGTTCTATCCTGATACTGAAACAACAGAAAAGCTTGAAGTGTACGATAACCTCGGCAAAAAAATGCTCGCTCATTATAACGAATTGTTTCTGGAATTTAAAATGCACAGGAAGTAAGAAAGAAAGCGGCGGTCCTTTGGGGGATCGCCGCTTTTTTGGATTTTGAGTTGCGAGCAGGTGTCAGTCAGGTTGCTTTACTGCAGACGAAGGCAGGCGCCTGACCCCTGCTGCTTCACCGTATGAGGGGACAGAGGGAGGTTGCCTCAATCCCATGTCCCTCAACAGTTTTGAGTTCTGGTGCCGGAGCTTTCATACAGTAGAGAATTCGGGGACTGGCACCGTGCCAGTCCCCTGCTCCTTCACCGCAAACGGGGACAGAGAACAAGCGCTCCAATCCCTTACCCCTCAACGGTTTGGAGAAGCGGTACCGAAGCTTTCACGCAGTAGAGAACATGGGGACAGGCACCGCTAAAGCCCTACTTAAAAGTAAATAATTACCTTCCGTAAAATCCTGCAGAAAGTGAAACCTTAGCTGCTGCTTGTCCGTATTACAAGCTGTAGGTGTTTCACCCTGTCGATTGACAGGGAAGAAGGTCGCTTAAAGTTGAATGCTTTGGAAAAATTGTGGTATCATTTTCTTGGAATGCTGTATGCGGCTTCATTGGCTGCAGCATATGAAGAAATAAGGTTTTAAAGGCTTTATTACTGGGAAGGAGTGTTGAAGAATGGCCATTTCCTTGCAAAAAGGGCAGAAAATCGATTTAACTAAAGGCAGAGCCGGATTGTCTTCCATTACGGTAGGACTAGGTTGGGATCCAGTTAAAAAAAGCGGAGGGTTCTTTGGTTTCGGCGGAGGAAGCAGCAACGTGGATTGCGACGCTTCGGTCATGATGCTCAATGAGAACGGAAAGCTTGCGGATAAAAAGGATTTGATCTATTTCGGCAATAAAACAAGCTCCTGCGGCAGTGTCCAGCACTCCGGAGATAACCTTACCGGAGATGGTGAAGGGGATGACGAGCAGGTTAAAATTGACCTGAGCCGTATACCTTCACATATACATAGGCTTGTATTCGTTGTAAATATTTATCAGGCTGTTCAGCGCAAACAGGATTTTGGAATGATTCAGAATGCATTTATCCGCGTTGTTGATAATTCCAGCAATGCTGAGCTTGTTCATTTCAACCTGACAGACGACTTCTCCGGTTTAATGGCTCTTGTTCCGGGCGAAATCTATCGTCACAACGGAGAGTGGAAATTCTCTGCAGTCGGCGACGGAACAAAGGATACATCCATTAGTGAAATTGCGAACCGCTACGTTTAATAGAATATTAGTTTCATAAAGTGATGCGGGGGATATCCTTATACGTTACATTTTTGCGGGCAGCAGGCTGTCCTCCTCCATCCTTTTTAAGAATGAAGCTTGAAGGTTTTACCGCCCGTTAATGCGAAATAAAAAACTACTAAAAGCGAGGTTATGCAAAATGGCAATCAGTTTAGCAAAAGGACAAAAAGTAGACTTAACAAAATCAAACCCGGGCTTGACGAATATTATCGTAGGACTTGGCTGGGACACGAATAAGTACGACGGCGGTCAGGACTTTGACCTTGACTCTTCTGTATTCCTGTTAAATGCTGATGGAAAATGCTCTTCTGAAGCAGACTTTGTTTTTTACAACAATACAAAGGGTGCAAACGGCGCGGTTGAGCACACTGGAGACAACCGTACCGGTGAAGGAGACGGCGATGACGAGCAGGTAAAAGTGAACCTGACAAGCGTACCTGAAAGCATTCAAAAAATTGCGTTCACCATTACAATCCACGATGCTGAAACACGCAGCCAGAACTTTGGACAAGTCAGCAACTCTTACGTTCGCATCTTGAGCGAAACAAATGGCGAGGAATTAATCCGCTACGATCTTGGCGAGGATTTCTCTATTGAAACAGCAGTGGTAGTAGGCGAGCTTTACCGTCACGGTGCTGAGTGGAAATTCAGCGCAATCGGAAGCGGTTATCAAGGCGGGCTGAGTTCTCTTGTAAGCGACTATGGCTTGAACGTCTAATTTGGCGTTTACATGAAACTGGGGTGACTTCACGCAAGCAGTCAGCTTTTTCTGAGCTAACCGACATGGTGTACAGCTTAGGGGCGGCTTTCTATTGCAGGTCGCCCCTTTTTTAGAATGGACAAACTATAAGCGAATGGGGGATAACGATGACACTTTCATTGTCGAAAGGGCAAAGAATTGATTTAACCAAAACAAACCCCGGATTGACAAAGGTAATGATCGGTCTTGGCTGGGACACAAACCGATATAATGGCGGTCATGACTTTGATTTGGATGCTTCTGCTTTTCTTGCTGATGCTTCCGGAAAAGTTCAAAATGACAGCGAGTTTATTTTTTATAATCAGCTGAAAAGTCCGAATGGCGCGGTTGAACATACAGGGGATAACCGTACAGGTGAAGGCGATGGAGATGATGAACAGATTCTGGTTGATTTCTCTCTAATGCCTGCTCACGTAGATAAGATTGGCATCGCTGTAACCATTCATGATGCAGATGCAAGAAGACAGAATTTCGGACAGGTTTCCAATGCGTTTGTCCGGATCGTTGACGCTCAGACAGATAAAGAAATTCTCCGCTATGATCTTGGAGAGGATTTTTCCATTGAAACAGCGGTTGTTGTCTGTGAGCTGTATAAGCATGGAACAGACTGGAAATTCAATGCCATCGGCAGCGGGTTTTCCGGCGGTCTTGCCTCTTTATGCCGCAATTACGGGCTGCAAGTATAAAGTTATTTGCTGCGGACCGGGGAGGCAGCCCGCCTTCCCAGAGTCTTTTTTCAAATAGCAGATCATTAGAAGAGGAGGGGAATATTTGAAGCATTTTCACTATCTTCCGGTCCATACACTGGACGAAATTTTTTACAGCAAGCCGGCTCCATTCAGCCGTACCTCCTCTAAAGAACAGCTGGCTTACGCACTTGGGGCGACACTTTACATGCCGGGAACGAGAGAACAAATTTCTAGTGATGTGCTATCTGGAAAATTTCTTGAGGGCAAGCATGAGGGATTAACAAGCATGGCGATTTGTCTTGAGGATTCCATTGGGGATGACGAAGTAGAGACAGCAGAAATCAATACAGTCCATCAGCTGCAGACGATTTTTGCAAACATTGAAAAAGAAGCGTTCAGTGAGGAGCTTCTCCCGCTTATTTTCATACGGGTACGGGAAGCAGAACAGATGATAAAACTCATCCGCCATTTAGGAAAAGCGGCAACCCTGCTATGCGGTTTCGTTTTCCCGAAGTTTACTGCAGCCAATGGGGAAAAATACTTCGAAACCCTCCGGCAGCTGAATGAAGAATTCTCTTTATCTCTTTATGGAATGCCGATCCTTGAATCCTATGAAATTATCTATAAGGAAACAAGAATGGAGGCGCTTGTTGGGATTAAAGAGCTGCTGGATGCCAATTATGGTCTCGTTTTGAACGTCCGAATCGGAGCGACCGATTTTTCAGGCCTGTTTGGAATTAGAAGAAGCAACGATACAACCATTTACGATATTTCCGTTATACGGGACTGTATTACAGACATTATCAATATGTTCGGCCGGAGTTCAAAAGAGTATGTCATCTCGGGTCCGGTGTGGGAGTATTTCTATGGTTCCAAGCGGATTATGAAGCCTCAGATCAGGCAGTCTCCTTTTCAGCAGGCATTCGGGCGAAACGGTCTCCAAGTGCGGACGGAAATGATTAACCGTTTTGAAGATGCCTTGATTCATGAAATCATGCTTGATAAGACGAATGGTCTCGTGGGCAAAACGGTGATTCATCCATCTCATATTAAAGTCGTTCATGCGCTGAACGTTGTGACTCATGAGGAATATTTGGATGCAAAGGCCATTTTGGACAGCCAGGATGGAGCGAACGGTGTGTTTAAGAGCACGTATGCCAACAAGATGAATGAAGTAAAACCACATACAAACTGGGCACGGAAAGTGCTGCTCAAATCTTCTATTTACGGGGTGCTTCATGACCAACAATCCTTCATTGACCTTCTTAACACAAAACAAAAAGAGCAAATACTCACTGGAAATCTTAGATAAAATCAGCGTCGATATTGAGATCAGAGAAAACCCGCTTCATCTCTCATTAAGAAGTCTGTTTGAGATGGGAGCAAGAATTAACAAAAAGAGAAGCTTCCTGTTTGTCAGCAAGGTCCTTGGGAAGCACTTGCCGGTATCACCAAAGGTTTCTTTAATGGCAGGAGCCGCCCTTGCAGGAGAATACATGGAAAAAGTTCACGGGAACGTTCACCCGTACAAAGAGGAGATGAGAGAGGCCATTGAAACGGGAGAAGCGGGCGAACTGCTCCTGCAGGCGGTTCAGCAGGAGAAATTCAGGCTTCCGGAAGAGACCGTTTTTATCGGTTTTGCCGAAACAGCTACTGCACTTGGACATGCCGTTTTCAATTGCTTCGAAAATGCCAGGTACCTTCATACGACCCGTGAGGAAGTGCAGGATCTAAGATCGGCTATCAGCTTTGAAGAAGAGCATTCCCATGCGACCTCGCACAGGTGCTATGCGGGAACGGAATTCTTCGATCATCCGCATCCGATTGTACTGGTGGATGATGAATCCACAACAGGGAAAACAGCTTTAAATATTATCGAGTCGATTCAGGCGATTTTTCCTAGAAAGGAATATACCATTGCGACGCTGCTGGACTGGCGGACGGACGAGTACAGAGAAGAGTTTCGCAGAATGGAAGAGAAGCTCGGGATTGTCATCCGCGATGTGTCCCTGCTATCAGGATCAATGGAAGCAAAAGGGGCTTCTATAGACGATCTTTTCGAGGCGGAAACAACGGACCGTCCAATGGCAGAGGCTGAAATATGCATGACCGGACTATCTGCCGCCTCCGATTATCAGACGGAATGGGTATCTAAAGGGGAAAGCACGGCAGCGCCTTCCTATCTTTCCAGCACAGGAAGGTTCGGCATGGATGATTCTCTTCAAAAGGAAGCCGGGCGCTTTATCAATGATGCAGCTGAAGAGCTTCGCCTAAAAAGAAGGGGAGAACGCACTCTCTGTCTTGGAACAGGCGAATTTATGTACATACCGATGCGGATTGCAGCGGAAATGGGGGAGGGCATCCACTATCAATCTACGACGAGAAGCCCCATCCATAGCATGAAAAAAGATGGATACCCGATTTTTTCAAAGTTCGCTTATCCAAGTCCGGAGCAGCCGGATATCGGGCATTTCTTTTACAATGTTGAGCCAGGAATGTATGACGAAGTCTTTGTGTTTTTAGAAAGGGAAGTCCCTGATGAACAGCTTGCCCCGATGCTTGAGCAGCTGAAATCTCTTGTTCCGTTTATTCACGTCGTTTACTTTTGCAGAAGGAAAGGTGATCAGCATGCCAGCTAAAACAATGAAGCCTCCAGTACCTATGGGAAGCTACTCTCAAAAAGATGTCGTCTTTCTATTAAAGGATATCAGCGATGTCATGCCCGAAAGCTCCACTCAGGACAGGGAAGAAGCCGTCCAATCCGGAACGCACTATTCAGAAATGCTGCCGATTGAATACAAGCCATCGGAAGAGTATATTTCTCTCTTTCACCTATCACTTGCCCAGTATAAAGAGCGACTTGCGATTGCCGCTGGAGTTGTCGCGGAGCAAATCATTAAGGAACGTGGAAAAGGGGCTGTTCTCGTCTCCCTTGCACGCGCCGGCACTCCAATTGGAATCCTTATAAAACGGTATATTCTTTTCAAATATGGGATCGATGTGCCGCATTACAGTGTTTCCATCATCCGCGGACGCGGAATTGATGAAAATGCCATGAAGTATATTTTTGAAAATCATCCATCCGAATCGATCCAATTTGTGGACGGATGGACTGGAAAAGGCGCCATCAAGAAAGAACTGAATGAAGCCGTTGATCACCTAAATAAAACTTACGGGACCAATATCAGTGATACAATGGCTGTATTAGCAGACCCTGGATATTGCGTGACCATTTACGGAACAAGAGGAGATTTTTTGATTCCGAGTGCCTGTCTGAACTCGACTGTGTCAGGGCTCGTCAGCCGCACCGTTTTGAACAGCGAGTTTATCAGCCCGACGGATTACCACGGGGCCAAGTACTATCGCGAGCTGGAAAAGGAAGATTTGTCTCTTCATTTTATTGAAACGATTGCAGACCAATTCACTCTTGTAAAAGAAGAAGTAGAAAGACATCTGGAAGCCATGACGGCATCTGAACCGACATGGCAAGGCTTAACTGACATAAAAAAAATTCAGGATGATTTCGGAATCGAAAACATTAATTTAATCAAGCCTGGTGTTGGGGAAACGACAAGGGTGCTGCTCCGCCGTGTGCCGTGGAGGATTCTTGTGAAAAGCCTCGACAATGCGGATCTTGAGCATATCCGCCTGCTTGCTGAAGAGCGGAACGTTCCAATCGAAGAGTATCCGGATATGTCTTATTCCTGCTGCGGACTGATTAAACCGCTCAAGGAGGGAAACTGATGATTTTTGCAAGCGATCTTGACCAAACGCTCATCTATTCAAGACGATCCTTCAGACATGACCCGGTAGAGGAAGACATCCGCCTGATTGAAACACTCGATGGGAAAGAGATTTCCTTTATGACCCATAAAGCCATTGCACTGCTTAAACAGGTGGCCGAGAAGGCAATGTTTGTTCCAGTTACAACCAGAACAATCGAACAGTTTAAGCGGATCACCATTTTTCAGGGAGAGCTTGCTTCAGAGTATGCGGTAACAAGCAACGGCGGCAACATTCTAAAGAATGGAACACCGGATGCAGACTGGAACAGACTGATTACCGGGCAGCTGAAAAATGGAATGGCAAGGGAAGACATGCTTGAGAAGTTCCAGGAGATTGTCCACGACGAATGGGTATTGAAGCAAAGAACGGCAGACGATTTGTTCAGCTACTGCATCATTGACAGGGATAAGGTTCCAGCTGAGCTTGAATCCTTTACCAAGTGGCTCAATGAAGCAGGATGGACGCACTCCATGCAGGGGAGAAAGCTTTATTTTGTACCAAAGCCCGTGAGCAAATGGGCAGCAATAGAATACATCAAAGGCATTGAGGGGAAGAAAACCGTTGCAGCAGCAGGGGACTCTTTGCTTGATTTATGTCTTCTCGAAAACGCTGAATTTCCATTTGCTCCAAGGCACGGAGAACTTCAGGAGCAGGGACAGGATTCTCAAGGGAAGATAATCAGAACAGAACAGGAAGGCATTTTTGCTTCAGAGGAAATTCTTGAAAAGGTACTGAAAATAGCAGAGCAAAACTTGAAGGTTATAAGATAAACAGATCGTTAATCGAAGGGGAAGGATGAGGAGTATGGTGAAAACAATTAGACCAATCAAGGCCGATGCAAATGAGAAGGATTGGCTGAGTTTGTTCAAAACCCCATTATCTCACCGCCAATCCTTCCTGCACTCTGAAGATGAGCTTGCCTTTACCCAGGCTGCATTCCGGATCCTTGGTACATATCCGGACGAGGATGAATATCAGGAGGTCTTGTATGACCTTGCTCATAATGAAGAGCTAAAGGTTGTGCGCCTTAGCGGAACGCTTGATAAATCGATTCAGCCGGATCTTTTTCAGGCGATCCAGCGGGTACTGATGATCAACACCGAGGAAAATGGCCTCTCCGTCAACAGGCTCGTTGCTTTTATGGAGGGGGAGAGCCTTATTCCTAAGGCGGGCAACACAAGCTTATCTGTTCATTACCGGAACAATTGGAAGATCCTGCTCGAACAGTTTAAAGCTGCCCATCCGGGAGGGTTTCTGCATCCGGATTTTAGAAGGATCTTCACCGATCTGGTAAAATGGGGCCACAATCATCTTGCCGCATGGAACGCTGAAATAACAGAGCAGCCGCCTAAGATTCTCTGGTACGGTCCCGCTTCAAAAAGCGAGTCATACTTCTTGTATTATTTGATTCTTGCTGGAGCAGACGTGCTGATTTTTCATCCTGAAGGAGAAGATGTCTTAGGTTCATTCGATGAGGATGAATCTCTTACAACCATTATTCGGTTAAGTTCGACCGGAAGATTGCTGCCATTTCCTGAACAGAAGCCTGTCCGTAAAGGAACAGTTGCTTTCCGGGCTTCCAGGGAAATTGAGCAGATGCTTCATACGGAAGATTCGCTGCTGTATAAACCGTGGCAGTTCCGTTCCTATATTCCTAAATCGATTACATTAAAAACCACCTATGATGAACTATTTATTCTAGTAAAAGAAAAAGCTCTCATTCGTCCGAATTTTGAAGCATCCAGCCAAACGGTGCAAATCCCGGCGCTTTTCACTAAAGTAGCCGGCGTCTCCAAAAACAGAAAGGAATATTGGGCGAAAATTCAGCAGATCACGGATCACGAGCTTGCCTGGACGATTCGTTCCTTTCCTTTTACAAAGGCGGTTCCCGGCAATAATCATTTTCATTATCAGGCAGCACTCGGAGAAAACGGGCAGCTGGATCCTGAGAAAATGATGACCAGTAACTGGTGGGCATACAAAGAGCTCCCAACCGGCCTGCAGCAGGGACTAGCTTCAGCCATCTCCCGCTATTGCGCCTACCCTAAACTAAAAGCCCCGCAGCATGAAACCGACTATCAGACACAGCTCTATTTATTTAATCAGGCACTGTACCTGCCCCCGGATATATTAAGGCTTGTCCAGAAATTCGACTACGCCCAGGATATACCGAAAATCGTGCTTTACAATACAGAAAAAAATGGACCATTCAGCCGGTCGGATGCGGCCCTCCTGCTTTTGATGAACGAACTGGGCATGGACATCATCGTATTTAATCCGGCAGGCCAGAACGATTTGGAACATTTTATCCATGAGAGCAGCTATGACATTCACTGGCTGGAGGAAGTCAGCTTTGAAGAAGAATTCAAGGAATCTTCCCTGATCAAAAAGATGTTTAAAAAATGGTTTTAGGATGGAGGAAAGAAGATGAATACGAACGAATTGCAGGCAATGAATCTTGAAAAAAAAGAAGAGCTGCTGGAAACCGGCACAAACGAAATAAAAGCTCAGCTGAGAAAAGAGCCGGAAGTGCAAAA
The Metabacillus sp. FJAT-52054 genome window above contains:
- a CDS encoding HpcH/HpaI aldolase/citrate lyase family protein, with the protein product MKHFHYLPVHTLDEIFYSKPAPFSRTSSKEQLAYALGATLYMPGTREQISSDVLSGKFLEGKHEGLTSMAICLEDSIGDDEVETAEINTVHQLQTIFANIEKEAFSEELLPLIFIRVREAEQMIKLIRHLGKAATLLCGFVFPKFTAANGEKYFETLRQLNEEFSLSLYGMPILESYEIIYKETRMEALVGIKELLDANYGLVLNVRIGATDFSGLFGIRRSNDTTIYDISVIRDCITDIINMFGRSSKEYVISGPVWEYFYGSKRIMKPQIRQSPFQQAFGRNGLQVRTEMINRFEDALIHEIMLDKTNGLVGKTVIHPSHIKVVHALNVVTHEEYLDAKAILDSQDGANGVFKSTYANKMNEVKPHTNWARKVLLKSSIYGVLHDQQSFIDLLNTKQKEQILTGNLR
- a CDS encoding phosphoribosyltransferase family protein; the protein is MTNNPSLTFLTQNKKSKYSLEILDKISVDIEIRENPLHLSLRSLFEMGARINKKRSFLFVSKVLGKHLPVSPKVSLMAGAALAGEYMEKVHGNVHPYKEEMREAIETGEAGELLLQAVQQEKFRLPEETVFIGFAETATALGHAVFNCFENARYLHTTREEVQDLRSAISFEEEHSHATSHRCYAGTEFFDHPHPIVLVDDESTTGKTALNIIESIQAIFPRKEYTIATLLDWRTDEYREEFRRMEEKLGIVIRDVSLLSGSMEAKGASIDDLFEAETTDRPMAEAEICMTGLSAASDYQTEWVSKGESTAAPSYLSSTGRFGMDDSLQKEAGRFINDAAEELRLKRRGERTLCLGTGEFMYIPMRIAAEMGEGIHYQSTTRSPIHSMKKDGYPIFSKFAYPSPEQPDIGHFFYNVEPGMYDEVFVFLEREVPDEQLAPMLEQLKSLVPFIHVVYFCRRKGDQHAS
- a CDS encoding cysteine protease StiP family protein, with translation MPAKTMKPPVPMGSYSQKDVVFLLKDISDVMPESSTQDREEAVQSGTHYSEMLPIEYKPSEEYISLFHLSLAQYKERLAIAAGVVAEQIIKERGKGAVLVSLARAGTPIGILIKRYILFKYGIDVPHYSVSIIRGRGIDENAMKYIFENHPSESIQFVDGWTGKGAIKKELNEAVDHLNKTYGTNISDTMAVLADPGYCVTIYGTRGDFLIPSACLNSTVSGLVSRTVLNSEFISPTDYHGAKYYRELEKEDLSLHFIETIADQFTLVKEEVERHLEAMTASEPTWQGLTDIKKIQDDFGIENINLIKPGVGETTRVLLRRVPWRILVKSLDNADLEHIRLLAEERNVPIEEYPDMSYSCCGLIKPLKEGN
- a CDS encoding HAD family hydrolase, yielding MIFASDLDQTLIYSRRSFRHDPVEEDIRLIETLDGKEISFMTHKAIALLKQVAEKAMFVPVTTRTIEQFKRITIFQGELASEYAVTSNGGNILKNGTPDADWNRLITGQLKNGMAREDMLEKFQEIVHDEWVLKQRTADDLFSYCIIDRDKVPAELESFTKWLNEAGWTHSMQGRKLYFVPKPVSKWAAIEYIKGIEGKKTVAAAGDSLLDLCLLENAEFPFAPRHGELQEQGQDSQGKIIRTEQEGIFASEEILEKVLKIAEQNLKVIR
- a CDS encoding YceG family protein, which translates into the protein MVKTIRPIKADANEKDWLSLFKTPLSHRQSFLHSEDELAFTQAAFRILGTYPDEDEYQEVLYDLAHNEELKVVRLSGTLDKSIQPDLFQAIQRVLMINTEENGLSVNRLVAFMEGESLIPKAGNTSLSVHYRNNWKILLEQFKAAHPGGFLHPDFRRIFTDLVKWGHNHLAAWNAEITEQPPKILWYGPASKSESYFLYYLILAGADVLIFHPEGEDVLGSFDEDESLTTIIRLSSTGRLLPFPEQKPVRKGTVAFRASREIEQMLHTEDSLLYKPWQFRSYIPKSITLKTTYDELFILVKEKALIRPNFEASSQTVQIPALFTKVAGVSKNRKEYWAKIQQITDHELAWTIRSFPFTKAVPGNNHFHYQAALGENGQLDPEKMMTSNWWAYKELPTGLQQGLASAISRYCAYPKLKAPQHETDYQTQLYLFNQALYLPPDILRLVQKFDYAQDIPKIVLYNTEKNGPFSRSDAALLLLMNELGMDIIVFNPAGQNDLEHFIHESSYDIHWLEEVSFEEEFKESSLIKKMFKKWF